TGCGATTAAAAGAACACTGGTAAAGTTTATATTTTCTAGAGAGTTTGTTTTTGGATTTGCGGCTGGGTATAAAAAGCACAGAGAGTATTTTACCAAACGAGGAATGATGGCTGACCGGGTGTACACACTGCCTATACAAAGTCTTGATTACTCTCATGCATGCTCTAAAGACGAATCCATTTTTACTATTGCCTATGTTGGTCGGTTGATAGCCCGGAAAAGAACTGAGGATGTTATTGAAGCGTTTAAGAATAATTTTAATGATGGAAGAAAGTGCCGATTGCTGATCATTGGGGATGGTCCGGAAAAACAAAACTTGCTACAAAAGTCAAGGGGCTCCGAGAATATTCGATTTACGGGGAAGGTGGATCATGAAGAGGTTAAAAAAATCTATAGTAGAATTAATGTTTTGGTCTTAGCCTCGCATGCAGAACCGTGGGGATTAGTAGTCAATGAAGCGATGTCGGCGGCCATACCAGTGATAGCTTCTGATGAAGTAGGGGCAGCTTTTGACCTCATCGAAAACAGGAACACAGGAATGATATACCCCGTTGGAAATGTAAAGGCACTTGGATTGTGTATGTTGGAATACTATACAAACAACGAGCTCTACCGGAAACATTCAGATAACGCACAAACGTTGTTACAGACGGATTGGAGTATTGACACTTACCGTGAGCGGTTTCTTG
The sequence above is drawn from the Akkermansiaceae bacterium genome and encodes:
- a CDS encoding glycosyltransferase family 4 protein — its product is MKLLIYFVEPAKYSLRILEEAFTKTDSVEFYFRKNTSEAALNKSGNVHLPTARFRKSLRAHFLSDVIISNGFMDRFFLTHFFLSLLCFKKVPICIDSDGFYNAAHESQSAIKRTLVKFIFSREFVFGFAAGYKKHREYFTKRGMMADRVYTLPIQSLDYSHACSKDESIFTIAYVGRLIARKRTEDVIEAFKNNFNDGRKCRLLIIGDGPEKQNLLQKSRGSENIRFTGKVDHEEVKKIYSRINVLVLASHAEPWGLVVNEAMSAAIPVIASDEVGAAFDLIENRNTGMIYPVGNVKALGLCMLEYYTNNELYRKHSDNAQTLLQTDWSIDTYRERFLGAIESIRRQMSS